Proteins encoded together in one Bacteroides zoogleoformans window:
- a CDS encoding DUF5119 domain-containing protein, producing the protein METGSASPSGTERTKGNGLRATKYTSVVRAGGLRAIGTSLAAAALTVCTALAAALIAGTLSSCEHKELYYPSLPSAEVRVHFDWSAAPDAHAEGMCAWFFPEEGGKPVRCDFTDPSGGTARIPWGNYRAVYMNNDTEVVQVRGEESLATLELYTRQSSLLEAVNSRGDIRGANPGDEPVVAAPDAVWGGSLGSIRIERGDDEKAVRTVVLPVQPQTYVVSLEVVNVENLKYVSAVGASLSGLSGSLLLGAGTLSGVRSTVPFAADSDGASKITGSMQIFGLSASADTGHTLTIYIILADGSKRYYRYDVSGQVNDAPDKRHIRIAIDKLSLPKPIVNGGGFHPKVDDWETEEQTLTL; encoded by the coding sequence ATGGAGACGGGAAGCGCTTCACCATCGGGAACGGAAAGGACGAAAGGTAACGGCCTGAGGGCCACGAAATATACCTCCGTCGTTCGGGCCGGCGGCCTGCGGGCCATCGGGACGTCCCTCGCGGCGGCGGCCCTGACGGTCTGCACCGCGCTGGCGGCGGCTCTCATCGCCGGCACGCTTTCCTCGTGCGAGCACAAGGAACTCTATTACCCCTCCTTGCCCTCGGCCGAGGTCCGGGTGCACTTCGACTGGAGTGCGGCCCCCGACGCCCACGCTGAGGGGATGTGTGCCTGGTTCTTCCCCGAGGAGGGCGGGAAGCCCGTTCGTTGCGACTTCACCGACCCGTCGGGCGGCACGGCCAGGATACCCTGGGGGAACTACCGGGCGGTTTACATGAACAACGACACCGAGGTGGTGCAGGTGCGCGGCGAGGAGAGCCTCGCGACGCTGGAGCTCTACACACGCCAGAGCTCGCTGCTCGAGGCGGTTAACTCCCGTGGCGACATTCGCGGGGCGAACCCCGGCGACGAGCCGGTGGTGGCGGCTCCCGATGCGGTGTGGGGCGGCAGCCTGGGGAGCATACGCATAGAGCGCGGCGACGACGAGAAGGCGGTCCGCACGGTGGTGCTGCCCGTGCAGCCCCAAACCTACGTCGTGAGCTTGGAGGTGGTGAACGTAGAGAACCTGAAATACGTCTCGGCGGTAGGGGCCTCGCTCTCGGGGCTCTCGGGCTCGCTCTTGCTCGGCGCCGGCACCCTCTCGGGCGTGCGCAGCACGGTGCCTTTCGCCGCCGACTCCGACGGAGCCTCGAAGATAACGGGCAGCATGCAGATCTTCGGCCTGTCGGCGAGCGCCGACACCGGGCACACGCTCACCATCTACATCATCCTGGCCGACGGCAGCAAGCGCTATTACCGCTACGACGTGAGCGGCCAGGTGAACGACGCTCCGGACAAGCGGCACATACGCATCGCCATAGACAAGCTTTCGCTGCCCAAGCCCATCGTGAACGGCGGAGGCTTCCACCCCAAGGTGGACGACTGGGAGACGGAGGAGCAAACGCTCACGCTCTAA